The proteins below are encoded in one region of Amycolatopsis acidiphila:
- a CDS encoding SCP2 sterol-binding domain-containing protein produces the protein MGTPVLSPEWMKSYAELWNTTDATREGLKKLSMVVEYRLAENESRAGQIQVNAGEVVRAGAPAEGVKPDFVLTAKVETWQRLGQGDLPAATAMVTRKVKFRGSMSVALANLPGLEAAMKMFGQIDDTDWSVD, from the coding sequence ATGGGAACACCCGTCCTGTCGCCGGAGTGGATGAAGTCCTACGCCGAGCTCTGGAACACTACGGATGCGACGCGTGAGGGCCTCAAGAAGCTGAGCATGGTCGTCGAATACCGGCTCGCGGAGAACGAGAGCCGCGCAGGCCAGATCCAGGTCAACGCCGGCGAAGTCGTGCGTGCCGGAGCGCCGGCCGAAGGCGTGAAGCCGGACTTCGTGCTGACGGCGAAGGTGGAGACCTGGCAGCGCCTCGGCCAAGGCGATCTGCCCGCCGCCACGGCGATGGTCACCCGGAAGGTCAAGTTCCGCGGTTCCATGTCGGTGGCACTGGCCAACCTGCCCGGCCTCGAAGCCGCCATGAAGATGTTCGGCCAGATCGACGACACCGACTGGTCGGTGGACTGA
- a CDS encoding GntR family transcriptional regulator, protein MPVIASVTKTDQIYKALLTQLLEGRHQFGEILSTYELATEFGVSRRPVMDAVMRLAAAGFISIIPQVGCQVTIPDERKVRDHFAVAGILEGAGARLAALTATDSQLAEIREMLVRGNGPAKQNDALAFAGANRDFHSAILAAGGNRRLAELAMDTWDLNDFYLQKNRLSTDLAKAQAEHTEIAKAIEHRDADRAGKLMEQHVSRFWKFVEV, encoded by the coding sequence ATGCCCGTGATCGCATCAGTCACCAAAACAGACCAGATCTACAAAGCGCTCCTCACCCAACTGCTCGAGGGACGCCATCAGTTCGGCGAGATCCTCAGCACGTACGAACTGGCCACGGAGTTCGGCGTGAGCCGAAGGCCGGTGATGGACGCGGTGATGCGGCTGGCCGCCGCCGGATTCATCTCGATCATTCCACAGGTCGGATGCCAGGTGACCATCCCGGACGAACGCAAGGTGCGCGACCACTTCGCGGTGGCGGGCATTCTCGAAGGGGCAGGCGCCCGACTCGCGGCACTCACCGCCACCGATAGCCAACTGGCCGAGATCCGCGAGATGCTCGTGCGCGGCAACGGCCCAGCCAAGCAGAACGACGCACTTGCCTTCGCCGGGGCCAACCGGGACTTCCACTCCGCCATCCTGGCGGCCGGCGGCAACCGACGCCTGGCCGAACTGGCCATGGACACCTGGGACCTCAACGACTTTTATCTCCAGAAGAACCGGTTGAGCACCGACCTGGCGAAGGCGCAGGCCGAGCACACGGAAATCGCAAAGGCGATCGAGCACCGGGACGCGGATCGGGCGGGCAAGCTCATGGAGCAGCACGTTTCGCGGTTCTGGAAGTTCGTGGAAGTGTAG
- a CDS encoding SDR family oxidoreductase, giving the protein MTVHGRRALVTAGSSGLGTAIATSLRADGAEVFITGTGPHTGEVAREIGAAGWAIADFTRAGAAAAAADVARETLGGIDILVSNTGGTRAAKATELCAEDWDSAYRLLLDSAISLTNAVLPAMSAAGWGRLIYVTSVGVVKPLPLLHLSNVMRAGVAALARSLAAEVAPHGVTTHVIAPAHIDTPRRRALATARAAAAGVPVAELEQRQLATELPVGRWGRPEEIGELVAYLCSEFAGFQTGQTHVVDGGMTST; this is encoded by the coding sequence ATGACGGTGCACGGCCGCCGGGCGCTGGTCACCGCCGGGTCGAGCGGGCTCGGCACGGCGATCGCGACGTCGCTGCGAGCGGACGGCGCCGAAGTCTTCATCACGGGAACCGGGCCGCACACCGGCGAGGTCGCCCGCGAGATCGGGGCGGCGGGCTGGGCGATCGCGGACTTCACCCGGGCCGGCGCCGCGGCCGCGGCGGCCGACGTCGCGCGCGAGACGCTCGGCGGCATCGACATCCTGGTGTCCAACACCGGCGGCACGCGCGCGGCGAAGGCCACCGAACTCTGCGCTGAGGACTGGGATTCGGCCTACCGGCTCCTGCTGGACAGCGCGATCTCCCTGACCAACGCGGTGCTGCCGGCGATGTCGGCGGCCGGGTGGGGACGGCTGATCTACGTCACGTCGGTCGGCGTGGTCAAGCCGTTGCCGTTGCTGCACCTGTCCAACGTGATGCGGGCGGGAGTGGCCGCGCTGGCGCGGTCACTCGCCGCCGAGGTGGCTCCGCACGGCGTCACGACGCACGTCATCGCACCCGCCCACATCGACACGCCGCGGCGGCGCGCGCTCGCCACGGCGCGCGCCGCCGCGGCCGGCGTGCCCGTGGCCGAGCTGGAACAACGGCAGCTTGCTACCGAACTACCCGTCGGCCGGTGGGGGCGTCCCGAGGAGATCGGCGAGCTGGTGGCCTACCTCTGCTCGGAGTTCGCCGGATTCCAGACTGGGCAGACACACGTCGTCGACGGCGGGATGACCTCGACCTAG
- a CDS encoding flavin reductase family protein, which yields MDTAASVASVDPRRFRDAMGRFATGITIVSTPTPAGPHCMTANGFMSVSLAPALVVVSIAKRAKMHDFLLASGVYGVSVLAADQEPVSKHFSGRPDPNLRPRFDDQSGVPLVAGALAQVGAEIVDAHPAGDHTLFLGQVRHLADGVGEPLVFHAGRYRHLLSPAADSEYSDAWSGFCLDPFGPPSAA from the coding sequence ATGGACACCGCCGCGTCGGTGGCGAGCGTCGACCCTCGGCGGTTCCGTGACGCCATGGGTCGGTTCGCCACCGGCATCACGATCGTCAGCACGCCGACCCCGGCGGGACCGCACTGCATGACCGCGAACGGCTTCATGTCGGTGTCACTCGCTCCCGCCCTCGTCGTGGTGTCCATCGCCAAACGCGCCAAGATGCACGACTTCCTCCTGGCCAGCGGCGTCTACGGGGTCAGCGTGCTCGCCGCGGACCAAGAACCCGTCAGCAAGCACTTCAGCGGCCGGCCGGACCCGAACCTGCGACCACGGTTTGACGACCAGTCCGGGGTCCCCCTCGTGGCCGGGGCGCTGGCGCAGGTGGGTGCGGAGATCGTCGACGCCCACCCCGCCGGCGACCACACGTTGTTCCTCGGTCAGGTGCGCCACCTCGCCGACGGCGTGGGCGAGCCGCTGGTGTTCCACGCCGGTCGCTACCGCCACCTGCTCAGCCCCGCGGCGGACTCGGAGTACTCCGACGCCTGGTCCGGCTTCTGCCTGGATCCGTTCGGTCCCCCTTCCGCCGCCTGA
- a CDS encoding alpha/beta fold hydrolase produces MEQHVSIWGDLAGVELCQRTVDAAGIATRVVEAGTGPALVMVHGTGGHLEAYSRNVRDLAKEFRIVLYDMAGHGHSAKPDRPYTIDYLSDHLIALLDALGIQKAHLSGESLGGWVAAWASAHHPGRVDRLVLNTPGNITNKPEVMAGLKESSMKAVRQASRQSVRTRVEWLFHDKSLVTDELVELRLRIYTQPGFEDAMRNILAVQDWEHRRPYVWSSQWCSRIVAPTLLLWTDHDPTASVEEAALLEELIPDSRLEVIEGAGHWPQWEKPDQFNETHVRFLKGK; encoded by the coding sequence GTGGAGCAGCACGTAAGCATCTGGGGCGATTTGGCGGGCGTCGAGCTGTGCCAGCGGACCGTGGACGCGGCCGGCATCGCCACCCGGGTGGTAGAAGCGGGCACTGGTCCGGCACTGGTCATGGTGCACGGCACGGGCGGGCACCTGGAGGCGTATTCCCGCAACGTTCGTGACCTGGCGAAGGAATTCCGGATCGTCCTCTACGACATGGCGGGGCACGGCCATTCGGCCAAGCCCGATCGGCCTTACACGATTGATTACCTCAGCGACCATCTGATCGCGCTGCTGGACGCACTGGGCATCCAGAAGGCCCATCTCTCCGGTGAGTCGCTAGGCGGCTGGGTGGCGGCGTGGGCTTCGGCGCACCACCCCGGCCGGGTGGACCGGCTGGTGCTCAACACGCCGGGCAACATCACGAACAAGCCGGAGGTGATGGCCGGGCTGAAGGAATCGAGCATGAAGGCGGTCCGCCAGGCCAGCCGGCAGAGCGTGCGCACCAGGGTCGAGTGGCTCTTCCACGACAAGAGCCTGGTCACCGACGAACTCGTGGAGCTGCGGCTGCGGATCTACACGCAGCCGGGGTTCGAGGACGCGATGCGCAACATCCTCGCGGTACAGGACTGGGAACACCGCCGCCCGTACGTCTGGTCCTCGCAGTGGTGCAGCCGGATTGTCGCGCCGACCCTGCTGCTGTGGACCGACCACGATCCGACAGCGTCGGTCGAAGAAGCCGCGCTACTGGAAGAGCTCATCCCCGACAGCCGACTCGAAGTCATCGAGGGCGCGGGCCACTGGCCGCAATGGGAGAAGCCGGACCAGTTCAACGAGACCCACGTTAGGTTCCTGAAAGGAAAGTGA
- a CDS encoding rubredoxin: MKTLVATEETQADPATALWICDVCQDVYDPRLGDPEGGIEPGTPFGDIPDDWVCPVCGARKKEFRMLAPGDEYDVEDDAYAGAQG; the protein is encoded by the coding sequence ATGAAGACGCTGGTGGCTACCGAAGAAACCCAGGCCGACCCGGCCACCGCGCTATGGATCTGCGATGTCTGCCAGGACGTGTACGACCCCCGCCTCGGCGACCCCGAAGGCGGGATCGAGCCCGGCACGCCGTTCGGCGACATCCCCGACGACTGGGTCTGCCCGGTGTGCGGGGCACGCAAGAAGGAGTTCCGGATGCTCGCGCCGGGCGACGAGTACGACGTCGAGGACGACGCGTATGCGGGAGCGCAGGGGTGA
- a CDS encoding cupin domain-containing protein, whose translation MTNFEQWMHKLHQMKDYDPERSMPEHLVTPSASARWLEEDVTGNPSRVGVLPDVPAKSMEFYLQEIPAGTATDLQRHLHESVHCVLEGSGYSEIGPETLTWSAGDFVYTPPWVWHRHYNDGAERVRMILVENSRQLDALGVNRRESAGNIPYDKMDRS comes from the coding sequence ATGACGAATTTCGAGCAGTGGATGCACAAGCTCCACCAGATGAAGGACTACGACCCAGAGCGGTCGATGCCGGAGCACCTGGTCACCCCTTCGGCGAGTGCGCGGTGGCTTGAGGAGGACGTGACCGGAAACCCCAGCCGGGTCGGCGTGCTGCCCGACGTGCCGGCGAAGTCGATGGAGTTCTACCTCCAGGAGATCCCGGCCGGTACGGCGACCGACCTCCAGCGGCATCTGCACGAGTCCGTGCATTGCGTGCTCGAGGGCAGCGGCTACTCCGAGATCGGGCCGGAAACACTCACGTGGTCGGCCGGGGACTTCGTCTACACCCCGCCGTGGGTCTGGCACCGGCACTACAACGACGGCGCCGAACGCGTCCGCATGATCCTCGTCGAGAACTCGCGACAGCTCGACGCCCTCGGCGTCAACCGGCGGGAAAGCGCCGGGAACATCCCCTACGACAAGATGGACAGGAGTTGA
- a CDS encoding dihydrodiol dehydrogenase, which produces MTIIHNEGQDPIIQIANEFTVIQVSYTSTGQRERLLVSSPRLGFQTLLDPLQLESLTWQTPEIYSKLLDTPYGPGTELNARPLSALFGKD; this is translated from the coding sequence ATGACCATCATTCACAACGAGGGCCAGGACCCGATCATCCAGATCGCCAACGAGTTCACGGTGATCCAGGTCAGCTACACCAGCACCGGCCAGCGCGAACGCCTGCTCGTCAGCTCGCCCCGGCTCGGGTTCCAGACCCTGCTCGACCCGCTGCAGCTGGAAAGCCTCACCTGGCAGACGCCGGAGATTTATTCGAAGCTGCTCGACACCCCGTACGGCCCCGGCACGGAGCTCAACGCGCGCCCGCTGTCGGCTCTGTTCGGAAAGGACTGA
- a CDS encoding aromatic-ring-hydroxylating dioxygenase subunit beta codes for MTTATEITDTTVREVTEWLFTEAELLDGGKYREWLDLVAEDLSYVVPLRVTREREAETDIVEGMTLMDDDWDSMEMRVLRLETEYAWAEDPPSRSRHFVTNIRVAAGGSADELTVKSNLLLYRTRGDVATFDILSGERHDVLRRVASGYRLAKRVVVLDQTTVMTHNLALIM; via the coding sequence ATGACCACTGCAACGGAGATCACCGACACGACGGTGCGTGAAGTCACCGAATGGCTCTTCACCGAAGCCGAATTGCTCGACGGCGGCAAGTACCGGGAGTGGCTGGACCTGGTGGCCGAGGACCTGTCCTACGTCGTGCCGCTGCGCGTCACGCGCGAACGCGAGGCCGAGACGGACATCGTCGAGGGAATGACCCTCATGGACGACGACTGGGACTCGATGGAAATGCGGGTCCTGCGCTTGGAGACCGAGTACGCGTGGGCGGAGGACCCGCCGTCGCGGTCGCGGCACTTCGTCACCAACATCCGGGTCGCCGCCGGCGGTTCGGCGGATGAACTGACGGTCAAGTCGAACCTGCTGCTCTACCGCACCCGCGGTGACGTCGCGACGTTCGACATCCTCTCCGGCGAGCGCCACGACGTGCTCCGCCGGGTGGCAAGTGGCTACCGGCTCGCCAAGCGGGTGGTCGTGCTCGACCAGACCACCGTCATGACCCACAACCTCGCCCTGATCATGTGA
- a CDS encoding Rieske 2Fe-2S domain-containing protein: MLRDELRQILEKGLRDVEADWTVPAGIINDPEMHDAERERVFGRSWVFLAHDSEIPERGDYVVRYISEDQFIVCRDEDGEIRGHLNSCRHRGMQVCRAEMGNASHFRCPYHGWTYNNKGSLVGVPAGREAYGNKLDKSLWQLKPVPKLDTYKGLIFGCLDPEAQSLEDYLGDMKFYLDIVLDRSDAGLEVIGAPQRWVVDANWKLGADNFIGDAYHTMMTHRSMVELGLAPPDPKFALYGEHVHTENGHGLGIIGPPPGIPLPEFLGMPENIVEQLQRRLSPEQVEVFRPVAFIHGTVFPNLSIGNFLMSKDHVSPPTSFLTLRLWHPLGPDKMEIMSFFLVEKEAPDWYKEESYQAYVRTFGISGAFEQDDAENWRSITRVLGAQYAKTMELNYQMGRGLYEPDPDWPGPGKAFPMDYAEANQRNFMEYWMQLMVTDPVPHTGNGKVSDGTAAEALARAEA, from the coding sequence ATGTTGAGGGACGAACTCCGGCAGATCCTCGAGAAGGGTTTGCGTGACGTAGAGGCCGACTGGACCGTTCCGGCCGGGATTATCAACGACCCGGAGATGCACGACGCCGAGCGTGAGCGCGTGTTCGGCCGTTCGTGGGTGTTCCTCGCGCACGACAGCGAAATCCCGGAGCGCGGCGACTACGTCGTCCGCTACATCTCCGAAGATCAGTTCATCGTCTGCCGGGACGAAGACGGCGAAATCCGCGGACACCTGAACAGTTGCCGCCATCGCGGCATGCAGGTATGTCGCGCGGAAATGGGAAACGCCTCCCACTTTCGCTGCCCGTACCACGGCTGGACCTACAACAACAAAGGCAGTCTCGTCGGCGTACCGGCCGGGCGCGAGGCGTATGGCAACAAGCTGGATAAGTCCCTGTGGCAACTCAAGCCGGTCCCTAAACTCGACACCTACAAGGGTTTGATCTTCGGCTGCCTCGATCCGGAGGCCCAGTCGCTCGAGGACTACCTCGGGGACATGAAGTTCTACCTCGACATCGTGCTGGACCGCAGTGACGCCGGGCTGGAGGTCATCGGCGCCCCGCAGCGATGGGTCGTGGACGCGAACTGGAAGCTCGGTGCCGACAACTTCATCGGCGACGCCTACCACACGATGATGACGCACCGGTCCATGGTGGAACTCGGGCTCGCCCCGCCGGACCCGAAGTTCGCGCTCTATGGCGAGCACGTGCACACCGAGAACGGCCACGGCCTCGGCATCATCGGTCCACCGCCGGGTATCCCGCTGCCCGAATTCCTGGGCATGCCGGAGAACATCGTCGAGCAGTTGCAGCGCCGGCTTTCGCCGGAGCAGGTCGAGGTGTTCCGGCCGGTCGCGTTCATCCACGGCACCGTGTTCCCGAACCTGTCGATCGGCAACTTCCTGATGTCGAAGGACCACGTCTCGCCGCCGACGTCGTTCCTCACGCTGCGGCTGTGGCACCCGCTCGGCCCGGACAAGATGGAGATCATGTCCTTCTTCCTGGTCGAGAAGGAGGCGCCGGACTGGTACAAGGAGGAGAGCTACCAGGCGTACGTGCGCACGTTCGGTATTTCCGGGGCCTTCGAGCAGGACGACGCCGAAAACTGGCGCAGCATCACCCGCGTGCTGGGCGCCCAGTACGCCAAGACCATGGAGCTCAACTACCAGATGGGCCGCGGCCTCTACGAGCCCGACCCCGACTGGCCCGGTCCCGGCAAGGCGTTCCCGATGGACTACGCCGAGGCCAACCAGCGCAACTTCATGGAGTACTGGATGCAGCTGATGGTCACGGATCCGGTGCCGCACACCGGAAACGGCAAGGTGTCCGACGGTACCGCGGCCGAAGCGCTGGCACGGGCGGAGGCCTAG
- a CDS encoding 4-hydroxyphenylacetate 3-hydroxylase family protein has translation MTARNGAAYLDRLRAHSPELWVGAEKITDVAGHKATSGAAAEIARLYDLQFKNDSMLFAPADGAGNAGVQFLMPRTAEDLELRRVMHKQWADSSLGMMGRSTDFVSAMLVAWNANAEFFGEGADRVRAYYKYVRDNDLFLSHALADPPVDRSKPPSQQPDPYTYLGVKRETPDGIIVSGAKMLATAAPYSDEILVWPFSLRKYASEEKPYAIAFAIPADAPGVRLICREPFGGGNGFDHPLSSRFDEMDAVVVFDDVLVPWERVFINQDYERVNRIWAINSNAFTGVQTSVRLLAKLQFVAGIAKRATEIVKTDQFPQVRDALGEITTYIELTRAAVLAAEAGAQRNDEGVLFPDVRPLYAIRNSGNRWYPRVREVLQQILAGGLLYQPADVSAFGSPIAEDIARFYRGPETNSLDRIAIYKVAADLAVSAFGGRHELYERFYAGDPLFLRINTQFNQYDWSEPLGLIDGLLATSIGQAGVLPGGTGEDAAA, from the coding sequence ATGACCGCACGAAACGGCGCCGCGTACCTCGATCGGCTGCGCGCACACAGTCCCGAGCTGTGGGTCGGGGCCGAGAAGATCACCGACGTGGCCGGGCACAAGGCGACGTCCGGCGCCGCGGCCGAGATCGCCCGCCTCTACGACCTGCAGTTCAAGAACGACAGCATGCTCTTCGCGCCGGCTGACGGTGCCGGCAACGCAGGTGTGCAGTTCCTGATGCCTCGCACCGCGGAGGACCTCGAACTGCGTCGCGTCATGCACAAGCAGTGGGCGGATTCCAGCCTCGGCATGATGGGCCGCAGCACGGACTTCGTCAGCGCGATGCTGGTGGCTTGGAACGCCAACGCCGAATTCTTCGGCGAGGGCGCCGACCGGGTGCGCGCCTATTACAAGTACGTGCGGGACAACGACCTGTTCCTGTCCCACGCGCTGGCCGACCCGCCCGTCGACCGCTCGAAGCCGCCGTCGCAACAGCCCGACCCCTACACCTACCTCGGGGTGAAACGCGAGACCCCGGACGGCATCATCGTGAGCGGTGCGAAGATGCTCGCCACGGCCGCGCCGTACTCGGACGAGATCCTGGTCTGGCCGTTCTCGCTTCGGAAGTACGCCTCCGAGGAGAAGCCCTACGCCATCGCGTTCGCCATCCCGGCCGACGCCCCGGGTGTCCGGCTGATCTGCCGCGAACCGTTCGGCGGCGGGAACGGCTTCGACCACCCGCTCTCCAGCCGGTTCGACGAGATGGACGCCGTGGTCGTGTTCGACGACGTGCTCGTGCCCTGGGAGCGGGTCTTCATCAACCAGGACTACGAGCGGGTCAACAGGATCTGGGCGATTAACTCCAACGCCTTCACCGGCGTCCAGACCTCGGTCCGGCTGCTGGCGAAGCTCCAGTTCGTCGCCGGCATCGCCAAGCGGGCGACCGAGATCGTCAAGACCGACCAGTTTCCCCAGGTTCGGGACGCGCTCGGCGAGATCACCACGTACATCGAGCTGACCAGGGCGGCCGTCCTCGCGGCCGAAGCCGGCGCCCAGCGCAACGACGAGGGCGTCCTGTTCCCCGACGTTCGGCCCCTGTACGCGATCCGTAATTCCGGGAACCGCTGGTATCCCCGGGTTCGGGAGGTCCTGCAGCAGATCCTCGCCGGCGGCCTGCTCTACCAGCCGGCCGACGTGAGTGCGTTCGGCTCGCCGATCGCCGAGGACATCGCCCGGTTCTACCGCGGCCCCGAGACGAACAGCCTGGACCGCATCGCGATCTACAAGGTGGCCGCCGATCTCGCGGTCTCCGCCTTCGGTGGCCGGCACGAGCTCTACGAGCGGTTCTACGCCGGCGACCCGCTGTTCCTCCGCATCAACACCCAGTTCAACCAGTACGACTGGTCCGAACCGCTCGGCCTGATCGACGGGCTGCTGGCCACCTCGATCGGGCAAGCCGGCGTCCTGCCCGGCGGCACCGGCGAGGATGCGGCGGCATGA
- a CDS encoding electron transfer flavoprotein: MSTPGRILVCLKQVPVPGRGVFDERTKRIRRDDDQAVTNPLDLHALAQGMALRAQTGWEVVAVTMGPPAAAETLLDALRRGADRAVHLVDRRFAGADTLATARALARLVERERPDLVLTGRATLDGGTAQVGPQIAELAALPQLTQATNLRIGDGVLAADVETDVGREVWTVAMPAVISIGRGTEPPWVTEADPSAVETLTAEDLGGGPRDFGTRGSPTFVAEIRHEARKRSTEYVSVGFDAAELLEVAFAPAAPEAEVVVPAPSRQIWAVAEPLPAGGLHPASLEALACARSVAGELRASVVAVLPCDRPQEFPRVLYAHGADRVLVLRGTEPAEYRTDLVTDALSTAIAAHSPFAVIAPFTARGRDYAPRVAARLGLGLTGDFTALEVRDADTDEPDLLWLKPALSADVVAPVIAHSTPSMGTLRPGSFAVRAVRDQREPDVEFAGRSGAGDDLCNAVERRVEIPDAPRLAAARLVIGLGPGLGTGARRVAERVATTPGIALVATSAAVAAGEAPPQLEIGPLARSIAPAVYLGLGRHDLGTLQAVKAARRVVVVDPGAWLDAFTGLVDAVVTANVEGVLLDLLLAASRPVAS; the protein is encoded by the coding sequence GTGAGCACGCCGGGCCGCATCCTCGTCTGCCTCAAGCAGGTCCCGGTGCCGGGCCGGGGGGTCTTCGACGAACGTACGAAACGGATCCGCCGGGACGACGACCAGGCCGTCACCAACCCGCTGGACCTGCACGCGCTGGCGCAGGGGATGGCCCTGCGGGCGCAGACCGGGTGGGAGGTGGTGGCTGTGACGATGGGGCCGCCTGCGGCCGCGGAGACACTGCTCGACGCGCTGCGCCGGGGCGCCGACCGTGCCGTGCACCTCGTCGACCGCCGCTTCGCCGGTGCCGACACCCTGGCGACGGCCCGCGCGCTCGCCCGGCTCGTCGAACGGGAGCGCCCGGACCTGGTGCTCACTGGGCGAGCGACGCTCGACGGTGGTACCGCACAGGTCGGCCCGCAGATCGCGGAGCTGGCCGCGCTGCCGCAGCTGACCCAGGCCACGAACCTGCGGATCGGCGACGGTGTCCTCGCGGCCGACGTCGAAACCGACGTCGGCCGCGAAGTCTGGACCGTCGCGATGCCCGCGGTGATCTCGATCGGGCGGGGCACCGAACCGCCGTGGGTGACCGAGGCCGATCCCTCGGCAGTCGAGACCCTCACCGCCGAGGACCTCGGGGGAGGACCGCGCGACTTCGGCACCCGGGGTTCGCCGACCTTCGTCGCCGAGATCCGGCACGAAGCGCGGAAGCGATCGACGGAGTACGTCAGTGTCGGGTTCGATGCCGCGGAACTGTTGGAGGTCGCTTTCGCGCCGGCCGCGCCCGAGGCCGAGGTCGTCGTCCCCGCGCCGTCGCGCCAGATCTGGGCGGTCGCCGAGCCATTGCCCGCCGGCGGCCTGCACCCGGCGAGTCTGGAAGCACTCGCCTGTGCCCGCTCGGTCGCAGGTGAGCTGCGGGCCAGTGTCGTCGCGGTGCTGCCGTGCGACCGGCCGCAGGAGTTCCCGCGCGTGCTCTACGCGCACGGGGCGGACCGGGTGCTGGTGCTGCGTGGCACCGAGCCGGCGGAGTACCGTACGGATCTGGTCACCGATGCGCTGAGCACGGCGATCGCCGCGCATTCGCCGTTCGCGGTGATCGCCCCGTTTACCGCCCGCGGCCGCGACTACGCCCCGCGTGTCGCGGCCCGCCTCGGCCTCGGCCTTACGGGCGACTTCACCGCGCTGGAAGTGCGTGACGCGGACACCGATGAGCCGGATTTGCTGTGGCTCAAACCAGCACTGTCGGCGGATGTGGTCGCGCCGGTGATCGCGCACTCCACGCCGTCGATGGGCACGCTACGGCCTGGTTCGTTCGCGGTGCGAGCCGTTCGCGACCAGCGAGAACCCGACGTCGAGTTCGCCGGCCGTAGCGGGGCGGGCGACGACCTGTGCAACGCGGTCGAGCGCCGGGTCGAGATTCCGGATGCCCCGAGGCTCGCCGCGGCCCGGCTGGTCATCGGGCTCGGTCCGGGCCTCGGCACTGGTGCTCGCCGGGTCGCCGAGCGCGTCGCAACGACCCCGGGGATCGCGCTCGTCGCGACATCGGCCGCGGTGGCCGCCGGGGAGGCGCCGCCACAGCTCGAGATCGGGCCGCTGGCACGCAGCATCGCTCCCGCGGTTTACCTCGGGCTCGGGAGGCACGACCTCGGCACGCTCCAGGCGGTCAAGGCCGCCCGCCGGGTCGTCGTCGTCGACCCGGGCGCCTGGCTCGACGCGTTCACCGGTCTCGTGGACGCCGTCGTGACCGCGAACGTGGAGGGGGTACTGCTGGACTTGTTACTGGCGGCCTCTCGCCCGGTCGCGAGTTGA
- the hcaB gene encoding 3-(cis-5,6-dihydroxycyclohexa-1,3-dien-1-yl)propanoate dehydrogenase, with the protein MGFLDGKVALVTGGGSGIGRAVVDLYVREGAKVGILEISPEKARDLQEKLPRDVVVVTQGDATSMRDNERAVADVTDAFGSLTTLVCAVGVFDYFTEIPQLPKDKISEAFDQLFAVNVKSNLLSVKAALDQLIENRGQVILTISNAGFYAGGGGPLYVSSKFAVRGLVTELAYELSPHVRVNGVAPGGTITDLRGIPALANEGQSLKDVPDIEGLIKGINPLGVVAQPDDHSWAYAFLAAKERAPAVTGTIIHSDGGLGVRGMTRMAGLEP; encoded by the coding sequence TTGGGTTTCCTGGACGGGAAGGTCGCCCTGGTCACCGGTGGTGGATCGGGTATCGGCCGGGCGGTGGTCGATCTCTACGTGCGCGAGGGCGCCAAGGTCGGGATCCTCGAGATCTCGCCCGAGAAGGCACGGGACCTGCAGGAGAAACTGCCCCGCGACGTCGTGGTCGTGACGCAGGGCGACGCGACTTCCATGCGGGACAACGAACGTGCCGTCGCGGACGTGACGGACGCGTTCGGGTCGTTGACCACGCTCGTGTGCGCGGTCGGGGTGTTCGACTACTTCACCGAGATCCCGCAGCTGCCGAAGGACAAGATCAGCGAGGCGTTCGACCAGCTCTTCGCCGTCAACGTGAAGAGCAACCTGCTGAGTGTGAAGGCGGCGCTGGACCAGCTGATCGAGAACCGGGGCCAGGTCATCCTCACCATTTCCAACGCCGGGTTCTACGCCGGGGGCGGCGGTCCGCTCTACGTGTCGTCGAAGTTCGCCGTCCGCGGTCTGGTTACCGAGTTGGCGTACGAACTTTCTCCACACGTGCGGGTCAACGGAGTGGCGCCCGGTGGCACGATCACCGACCTGCGGGGGATTCCCGCGCTCGCCAACGAAGGTCAGTCGCTGAAGGACGTCCCGGACATCGAAGGCCTGATCAAGGGAATCAACCCCCTGGGCGTCGTCGCCCAGCCGGATGACCACTCCTGGGCCTACGCGTTCCTCGCCGCCAAAGAACGCGCACCCGCGGTCACCGGCACGATCATCCACAGCGACGGCGGGTTGGGTGTGCGCGGGATGACGCGCATGGCGGGGCTCGAGCCCTGA